Below is a window of Allomuricauda ruestringensis DSM 13258 DNA.
ACAATAGTAGGCGTCATACTGCTCAACATGCGTTTTTCCGGTTCAATGCTATTGGCCTCGGCGCCAATGAGCCCAAACATATTGGGAACGCCGGGTTTGGCACTAAAGTCGTCCATTTCGTTGTTTAAAAAGAAACCGAGTTCCTCGCAATATAGCTTGGAACCATACCCTCCGTTAAGTGTAGAGGTTACAGAAACGGCATTCCCCTCACTGTCCACTATGGAAAAATGTGTGGTTTGGGCGCTTTCAACAATCTTTACTTCACCATGGCTTACTTCTGATGATAGTGTGGCCTTATCAAAAGAGAAATTGGACATTCTATCCTGAAGATAATCATCACTTAACAAGACATCATAGGGAATATCCACAAAGTCAGGGTCGCCCAAATAGAAATTCCTGTCTGCATAGGCTCTTCGTGAGGCTTCGGTGAACAACTGAATGGTTTTGGTGGAGTTGTGTCCAAACTTTGAAACATCGTAGGGCTCCATCATTTTAAATATTTGATTGATGGTGACCCCACCGCTGCTGGGAGGGCTCATGGATATAACCTTGATGTCTTTATAATCAAAAACTATCGGGTCTCTCCATACAGCCTCATACTTTTCCAAATCTTCTTCGGTGATGTAACCGCCATTTTCCTGTACAAAAGCGGCCAGTTTTTGGGCAACCTCACCTTTGTAAAAACCATCCCTGCCTTGTTCCATAATTTTTTGAAGGGTTTTGGCGTAGGCAGGGTATTTTATGGTATCGCCCGTAACAAAAGGACCTACAAATTTGGTACTGTCCCCATTGGCCTCAATAAAATCTTCCCGATAACCTTCCAATCGGCCTGCTTGCTTTTTGGTGACCACAACGCCTTTTTTTGCTAGCGCTATAATTGGCTCTATAATCTCTTTGAGTGGAAGTTTTCCGAATTTCTTGTGGACTTCCAGTACTCCAGCTACCGTTCCTGGCACACCTACGGCGGTTCCGCCCGAGGTGCTCATTCCAGGGATTACATTGCCCAAGGAGTCCAAATACATGTCCTTATGGGCGGCCAAGGGAGCTTTTTCCCTATAATCGATTCCTCCGACCTCGCCATTGCTTTTACGATAAACCATAAACCCGCCCCCGCCAACGCTACCCGCAAAGGGATAGGCGACCACCAAAGAAAGTTCGGTGGCGACCATGGCATCAAAGGCATTTCCACCTTTTTTCATAATGTCCGCCGCCAATTGTGATGCTTCTTCACGTGCGGATACCACCATCGCTTTTTCGGCGACCAGTCCAGTTGGTTTTGCAGGTTGTTGTTTACAATGGATAAATAAGATTAGGGGTAGGAGGAGTATTAGTCTTCGCATAGAGAAATAAATTTTTGGTTGGAAAAGGTAATCAATTCTTTAAAAAAGGAGGTGAATTCATTTTCAAAATCAGTATAATGCTCTTCAAGGTCTAAAATGGCAAAATTCATCTTGGATTTGTTTTTAGTGCGTCGGTTCATTCCGTTCAAAACACGGTCAATTCCAGCTAAATTGGCATAATTGAGCAACCAATTGTCCGCAATCATGTAGGGCATCATGCGTTTGGTGGCCATGGGGAGGATGTCGTAGTTGTCTTCCAATAAATCATAAAAATCCTCTACATATTCATCCAAAGGCGTATTGGAATAATCACTCCAGTTTTTGGCCAAAAAATGGTCGTAATAAATATCTACAATAACTCGGCTGTAATGGCTGTAATTTTTATGGAGGCGCTTGCTACTTTGTCTCACTATGGGATGGGAATCGGTAAAGGTGTCAATTTCCCGATGTAGGAGAATCCCTTTCTGGATTTTATCCGGCAGATGTTTGTACTTGTTTCCACGGATATGATCGGCAAAGAAATTACCCAAAGTTATTTCCTTATCATCAAAAGATAGATAAATATGAGCCAAGAAGTTCATCGGGACAAATTCTTTTTCTGTCGAAATTTACAAATTCAAAACATGGAATCGGATATGCCCGATTATATTTGCAAAAACTTTTTTAACAATTATGACACTGATCAAATCAATTTCTGGAATACGAGGAACCATAGGGGGCAACACTAACGATAACTTAACACCTGTTGATGCGGTTAAATTTGCTGCTGCTTACGGAACCTGGTTAAAGTCGTATTCCAAGAAACAAAAATTAAAGGTCGTAATTGGACGGGATGCCCGTTTGTCGGGCGAGATGATTCAGAATTTGGTGGTTTCCACCTTGGTTGGATTGGGGATTGATATAATTGATTTGGGATTGTCCACCACGCCAACGGTAGAAATTGCCGTTCCTTTGGAAAAGGCTGATGGGGGAATTATTTTAACGGCTAGCCACAACCCCAAGCAATGGAATGCCCTCAAATTATTGAACGAACGAGGTGAGTTTTTGGATGCCGAGCAAGGTGCAAAGATTTTGGCTTTGGCCGAGAAAGAGGATTTTGAATTTGCAGAAGTGGATGATTTGGGGGAAATCATTAAAAATGATTCTTATATTGATATTCATATTGATGAAGTTTTAGAGTTGTCCCTAGTTGATGCCGACACCATAAAAAAAGCTGGTTTTAAGGTGGTGGTGGACGGAGTTAACTCTACTGGAGGTATAGCCATTCCCAAATTACTTGAAGAATTGGGCGTGGAAGTGGTAAAGCTCTACTGTGACCCTACGGGGCATTTTCCGCACAATCCAGAGCCTTTAAAGGAGCATTTGGGTGACATTTGTAAAAAAGTGGTGGAGGAAAAGGCAGACTTTGGTATTGTGGTGGATCCCGATGTTGACCGTTTGGCATTCATCAGCAACGATGGTGAAATGTTCGGGGAGGAATACACTTTGGTGGCCTGTGCCGATTATGTGTTGGGCAAGACCAAAGGAAATACGGTTTCCAATCTGTCATCCTCCAGGGCATTGCGCGATGTTACCGAAAAACACGGTGGCACATACGAAGCTGCTGCGGTTGGTGAGGTCAATGTGGTGACCAAAATGAAAGAAAACAACGCCATTATTGGTGGAGAGGGGAACGGTGGAATTATTTACCCGGAAAGTCATTATGGTCGTGATGCCTTGGTAGGAACGGCTCTGTTCTTGATGTTGATGGCAGAAAGGGGTGGAACCGTGGCTGAGTTACGTGCCAGTTACCCCAGCTATTTTATGAGCAAAAAGAAGATACAATTAACGCCCGATCTGGATGTGGATGCCCTTTTGGATGCCATGCACGATAAATATAAAGACGAGCAGGTTTCAACCATTGATGGGGTAAAGATTGATTTCTCTGAAAACTGGGTGCATCTTCGCAAATCGAATACGGAACCTATTATCCGAATTTATACCGAGGCTAAATCACAAAATGAAGCTGATAGTCTAGCCGACCGTATTATTGGTGAGATTAAGGAAGTTGCTGGAATCTAACAGTTGACTGCTTTTGAGGTGTCTTTTTGGAAATCTTTTGGCACTTTGTCCTTGTGCTTCCACCGTTTATGGGTCCAGAAATAATATTCCGGAGCCTCACGAATGGATTTTTCGGTTTCTTTCATAAAAGCTTCAGAAACCTTATAATTTGCTACCTCGTTTGGATTTTCCGCTAGAATTTTAAAAGAAGCTTGGTAATAGCCACGCCCAACTTTTTTTACTTTTAGATAAACCGGGATCATTTTATGGCTTTTACAGATTTCTTCTGCACCAACATGTATTGGAACAAAAACACCCATAAAATTCGCCCAATGCCGCGCTCTTTGTAACATAGGTGATTGGTCACTGATAATACCAACCGTAATTAATTTGTTCAATTTATTTGCATCTGCAATAATTTTTCGACTCTCATATGTTTTTATCAGTGTGGTTCCGTACTTGCTACGTATATCACGCACTAATTTGTCGAAGTATTTATTCTGTATGGGTTGATAAATCGCGTATGCCTTTGATTTAACCATTGAGTTTAATGAAAAAACCCATTCCCAGCTAGCGTAATGTGGCATCATTATCATAATATTTTTGCCCTCATTTTCCAGTTTTTGAAAAACTTCAACGTTGGTAAAAACATATCTTTTTTTCATTTGGTTATCACTAATCCCCAAGGTCTTTATCATCTCCAAGAACATATCGCAGAAATGCTTGTAGAATTTCTTTTCTATCCCTAATCGTTCTTCACCCGACTTTTCGGGAAAAACAAGGGCCAAGTTGTTGCGGACCACTTTTTTACGATACCCGATTACATGGTAAAGGAGTACGTAGACACCATCAGAAATAAAATAAATGATTTTAAAGGGAAGTCTGGAAATCAACCAGAGCAAAGGATAAACAAGGATATAAACTACCAGCTGCATAGACTATTCTTGTGTGCAAATATAGCTATATTTGAACCCAAACCTTTATTTACATGCTTAATTTACATATTGCCACTATTGCTATTATGGCTGCCAATGTCTTGGTTTCCTTACGCGGATTCAACAACATGGTTTTTTTTGACAGATACAAGTTCAATATCAGTGCCATACAGGCCGGGCAGCGTGAACGAATGGTGACTTCGGGGTTCTTGCACGTGGATATTTCCCATCTGTTCCTGAATATGTTTACCCTCTATTTTTTTGCTCCAGTGGTAATAGGTTGGTTCGGTTCTATAAAATTCCTTATCATTTACCTGGTTAGTTTGCTTGCAGGGAGTTTGTTGGCACTTTTTTTTCATAAAGATGAGCCTTTTTATAGCGCTGTTGGTGCCAGTGGTGCGGTAATGGGTATTTTATACGCGGCCATATTGTTGAACCCTGATATGCAATTGGGTATTATGTTTATCCCGATTCCCTTACCTGCGTATGTACTGGGGATTGCTTATTTGTTATATTCCATTTGGGGAATGAAGAGTAGAATGGGCAACATTGGGCATACAGCGCACTTTGGAGGGGCTATTGGCGGTTATGCAACCACCTTGTTGTTTAAGCCAGAACTTTTTGTGACGGATACTTTAATCGTTGTGTTGTTGGCCATTCCCATAATCATCCTGTTTGTTTTGGGGAAAATGGGGAAGATTTAGGTTTAGGTTTCAAGCTCAAGTTCAAACTCAAATTTCAACAATACAATAACACCCTGAGCTTAGCCGAAGGGGAATATGGGAAATCTCGTCACCCTAAACTGGTTTCAGGGTCTCACTCTTATGGGATTCCGAAACAAGTTCGGAATGACGACCTAACACGAATTTCACTAATTGCTCGGATTAAGCATCAAGTTCAAGTGTCAAGTTCAAGAGCAAAGAAAAGAGAGCCAAGAACCAAGACTCAAGTTCAGAGTTAGGAGTTCAGAGTTACTAAGTTATTGAGTTACTGCGGACCGCCACTGCTTACTGCCAACTGACTTCCGACCTCGGACTTCGTGCTTCCAACTTCTGGACTAAATTATTGGATTATTCAGTTACTGCGTACCGCACACTGCCTACTACCAACTGATTCCCAACTCCAACAAAAAAGGCCTTGAAATTATCAAGACCTTCTTTAGCTACCAATATTGTTACTTTTTAGCTTTTGCCAAGTATTTCAGCTACCTTTTGTTCCAATGCAGGACCTCTTAAGTCCCTTGCTACGATAACGCCATTTTCATCCAATAAAAATGCTGCTGGTATCGCGTTGATGTTGTACAAACGAGCAATTGGATCTTGAAAACGTTGCAAGTTTGAGATGTGGTTCCACACCAAACCATCGGATTCAATGGCATTTTTCCAATGCTCTTCCTTGTTGTCCAAAGAAACACCTAGGACGTCAAAGCCTTTTTCGTGATATTTTTTATAAACCGATACGATATTGGGGTTTTCGGCACGACAAGGCCTACACCATGCTGCCCAAAAATCGACCAAAGTAAGTTTAGCGTTGCTGGTAACATCGCTGAGTGCAAGTACATCGCCGGTTGGAGTAGGGGCAGAAAAGTCTGGTGCTATGGCCCCGACTTCGGTGGATTTTAAATTTTCGAGTTGTTCCGCAATCTTTTTACCAGGTTCGGTCGCCTTCATTTCTGGTGATAGCCCTTCAAACATTGCCTTAACCTCATCAACGGGCACTGCTTTAGTGGCCAATAGGTTTCCAATTACCAATACAGATATAAACGCATTGGGATTGTTCTTTACAAAATCAATATTGAAGTTCTTTGCGTCTTCCTGAAACTCGATAAATTCTTCACGCAATGCTGTAACTGTGGCTGTATCTTGTTGTTGGGCTGCCATGCGCATATCGTTCTGCATAGACCTTGCACGTTCCGATAGTTTACGGGACTCTTCCAAAAAGCCCATAAATATCTCGTTTTGTTCTGTTCCCTTAAGTTTAGCCTGACCTATACTATCTCTTTGGAACTCAACCTCTATAGTGCCGTTTTCAACAATCACAGGTACATTTCCACGAACTTTGTCCACAAAAACATAGTACATTTTAGGCTCCACCTGATTTCCGTTAAAGCTGAACAAACCATTTTCAATCACCGTGGTATCAACATCCACCAATTGGTTGACGGAATCTGTAGTTTTTAAAAATATTTGGGTGCCATTTTCAGGTTCGCCGGTTATAGTGCCTTTTAAAGTGTATCCTTTTGGGTCGGAATTACAAGAAGCTAAAAACAGAACTCCTAAGGATATTACAAATAGTCTTTTCATTTCAAAATGTTTAGATCGCTAAGGTATTCAATACTTATGGCATAAAAAAACCCTTGGCGTTTTGGTAAGGCCAAGGGTTCTTCTTAAATGCATTCGCTATTAGAATTGATATCGGATACCAAGTGCTATGTCAAAATCAAAATCGTTGTCAAAACCGTCGTAACCTACCAAACCTATTTCAGGTCTAAAGTCCAAAGACAGCAGTAGCGGAATATCAAAATTATACTCTATACCAATATCTCCTGCGGCAAAGACAAAAAGTCCGTCATTGTCATCGTCAAAATCAGGGTCAGGATAATCAAAATCAACGCTGCCCAATCCGCCACCAACACCATAGTACCAGTTAAAATTGCCGTCCAATTGGTGAACCCATTGGTATACTCCCGTCAATTTAAAGGCATCAAAATTTCTGCTGTCTCTCCAACCGAGGTCAAATTCAGCACGGTGATACTGTCCAATGGATTTTTGATAAGAAATTTCGGCTCCAAAGCCGTCGCTGTCACCCAAACGTAGCCCTAGGGCATGTTCGGATATACTTTGTGCACTTAAGCTCGCTGTTGCAAATAACATAAGTGCTGCAAATAATGTGGTAATCTTCATGAGTTTCTCTTTTAAGTTAAAAATTAGAGATAGTTTTGTGTTAGATTTACGTTTGAAAAACAGTTTTAGTTCCCAAAAAGTATTCCAAGTTGAATAAAAATTTGTTAAAAGACCTTTCTGAAGCATTGAAAGGCGAGTTGCTGTTCGATGAATTAAGCAAAGCCATTTATGCCACCGATGCCTCTGTATACCGTAAATTACCTACCGCGGTAGCTTACCCTAAAAATGCGGAGGATCTAAAAACCTTGATTGTATTCGCGAATAAAAATAAAGTTGGACTTATTCCCCGTACTGCGGGCACCTCTTTGGCGGGTCAGTGTGTGGGAGATGGTATTGTGGTCGATGTAAGTCGCCATTTTACCAAAATCATAAGTTTGGACAAAGATAAAAAGCAAGTTACCGTACAACCAGGTGTGGTTCGTGACGAGCTCAATCAATATTTAAAACCATTTGGTCTATTCTTTGGGCCGAACACTTCTACCTCTAACCGCTGTATGATAGGAGGAATGGTCGGGAACAATTCTTCGGGCACCACCTCTATCCAATATGGGGTTACCCGGGACAAAGTAATGGCAATGCAGTGTGTTTTATCCGACGGAAGTGATGCTTTCTTCTCTGATATTTCAAAAAAAGAATTCGAAGAAAGGAAAGATGGTGATTCGCTGGAAGCAAAAATCTACAGCAAACTCTTTGAAGAGCTTTCCAATCCAGAAATCCAGAACAATATAAAAGCTGAGTTCCCTAAACCCAGTATCCACAGAAGAAATACCGGATATGCGGTGGACGAATTGCTCAAAAACAACATTTTTGGGGATGATAAAGTCGA
It encodes the following:
- a CDS encoding TlpA disulfide reductase family protein yields the protein MKRLFVISLGVLFLASCNSDPKGYTLKGTITGEPENGTQIFLKTTDSVNQLVDVDTTVIENGLFSFNGNQVEPKMYYVFVDKVRGNVPVIVENGTIEVEFQRDSIGQAKLKGTEQNEIFMGFLEESRKLSERARSMQNDMRMAAQQQDTATVTALREEFIEFQEDAKNFNIDFVKNNPNAFISVLVIGNLLATKAVPVDEVKAMFEGLSPEMKATEPGKKIAEQLENLKSTEVGAIAPDFSAPTPTGDVLALSDVTSNAKLTLVDFWAAWCRPCRAENPNIVSVYKKYHEKGFDVLGVSLDNKEEHWKNAIESDGLVWNHISNLQRFQDPIARLYNINAIPAAFLLDENGVIVARDLRGPALEQKVAEILGKS
- the glmM gene encoding phosphoglucosamine mutase; protein product: MTLIKSISGIRGTIGGNTNDNLTPVDAVKFAAAYGTWLKSYSKKQKLKVVIGRDARLSGEMIQNLVVSTLVGLGIDIIDLGLSTTPTVEIAVPLEKADGGIILTASHNPKQWNALKLLNERGEFLDAEQGAKILALAEKEDFEFAEVDDLGEIIKNDSYIDIHIDEVLELSLVDADTIKKAGFKVVVDGVNSTGGIAIPKLLEELGVEVVKLYCDPTGHFPHNPEPLKEHLGDICKKVVEEKADFGIVVDPDVDRLAFISNDGEMFGEEYTLVACADYVLGKTKGNTVSNLSSSRALRDVTEKHGGTYEAAAVGEVNVVTKMKENNAIIGGEGNGGIIYPESHYGRDALVGTALFLMLMAERGGTVAELRASYPSYFMSKKKIQLTPDLDVDALLDAMHDKYKDEQVSTIDGVKIDFSENWVHLRKSNTEPIIRIYTEAKSQNEADSLADRIIGEIKEVAGI
- a CDS encoding lysophospholipid acyltransferase family protein; this translates as MQLVVYILVYPLLWLISRLPFKIIYFISDGVYVLLYHVIGYRKKVVRNNLALVFPEKSGEERLGIEKKFYKHFCDMFLEMIKTLGISDNQMKKRYVFTNVEVFQKLENEGKNIMIMMPHYASWEWVFSLNSMVKSKAYAIYQPIQNKYFDKLVRDIRSKYGTTLIKTYESRKIIADANKLNKLITVGIISDQSPMLQRARHWANFMGVFVPIHVGAEEICKSHKMIPVYLKVKKVGRGYYQASFKILAENPNEVANYKVSEAFMKETEKSIREAPEYYFWTHKRWKHKDKVPKDFQKDTSKAVNC
- the ggt gene encoding gamma-glutamyltransferase, which translates into the protein MRRLILLLPLILFIHCKQQPAKPTGLVAEKAMVVSAREEASQLAADIMKKGGNAFDAMVATELSLVVAYPFAGSVGGGGFMVYRKSNGEVGGIDYREKAPLAAHKDMYLDSLGNVIPGMSTSGGTAVGVPGTVAGVLEVHKKFGKLPLKEIIEPIIALAKKGVVVTKKQAGRLEGYREDFIEANGDSTKFVGPFVTGDTIKYPAYAKTLQKIMEQGRDGFYKGEVAQKLAAFVQENGGYITEEDLEKYEAVWRDPIVFDYKDIKVISMSPPSSGGVTINQIFKMMEPYDVSKFGHNSTKTIQLFTEASRRAYADRNFYLGDPDFVDIPYDVLLSDDYLQDRMSNFSFDKATLSSEVSHGEVKIVESAQTTHFSIVDSEGNAVSVTSTLNGGYGSKLYCEELGFFLNNEMDDFSAKPGVPNMFGLIGAEANSIEPEKRMLSSMTPTIVEKDGKLYMVVGTPGGSTIITAVAQTILNVYEFNLSMQEAVNAPRFHHQWLPDMVIFEPEGFSEELIDELKSKGYIINEERTPIIGKVDAIRVLPDGKLEGGADKRGDDTAVGY
- a CDS encoding ACP phosphodiesterase produces the protein MNFLAHIYLSFDDKEITLGNFFADHIRGNKYKHLPDKIQKGILLHREIDTFTDSHPIVRQSSKRLHKNYSHYSRVIVDIYYDHFLAKNWSDYSNTPLDEYVEDFYDLLEDNYDILPMATKRMMPYMIADNWLLNYANLAGIDRVLNGMNRRTKNKSKMNFAILDLEEHYTDFENEFTSFFKELITFSNQKFISLCED
- a CDS encoding rhomboid family intramembrane serine protease, with amino-acid sequence MLNLHIATIAIMAANVLVSLRGFNNMVFFDRYKFNISAIQAGQRERMVTSGFLHVDISHLFLNMFTLYFFAPVVIGWFGSIKFLIIYLVSLLAGSLLALFFHKDEPFYSAVGASGAVMGILYAAILLNPDMQLGIMFIPIPLPAYVLGIAYLLYSIWGMKSRMGNIGHTAHFGGAIGGYATTLLFKPELFVTDTLIVVLLAIPIIILFVLGKMGKI